In Chryseobacterium turcicum, a single window of DNA contains:
- a CDS encoding L-threonylcarbamoyladenylate synthase: protein MAKILKIYPDNPQENLINEVIKTLNNGGLIIYPSDTIYALGCNIFDIKAMEKLAQIKKQKLEKSKFSIICNDLSHLSDFTRPIDTSVFRFLKSHLPGPYTFILEANKSLPLAYKGHKTIGIRVPDHSIPQLIVEKLGHPIASTSIRDDDEILEYSTDPELIAEKYDHLVDIVIDSGYGDNIASTIVDLTSGEPEIIRQGKGEI from the coding sequence ATGGCAAAAATTTTAAAAATTTACCCGGACAACCCACAGGAAAACCTTATTAATGAGGTTATTAAAACCCTTAATAATGGCGGATTGATTATTTATCCGTCTGATACCATCTATGCTTTGGGCTGTAATATTTTTGATATTAAAGCCATGGAAAAGTTGGCTCAAATAAAAAAACAGAAGCTGGAGAAGTCAAAATTCTCGATTATTTGTAATGATTTAAGCCATTTATCAGACTTTACAAGACCTATTGACACATCCGTTTTCAGATTTCTTAAGAGTCATCTTCCAGGTCCGTACACATTTATCTTGGAAGCCAATAAAAGTTTACCTTTAGCATATAAGGGCCATAAAACGATTGGTATTCGTGTGCCTGACCATTCAATTCCACAGTTGATTGTTGAAAAACTGGGACATCCTATTGCTTCGACTTCCATTAGAGATGATGACGAAATTCTTGAGTACTCTACAGACCCGGAACTGATTGCTGAAAAATACGACCACTTGGTTGATATTGTAATCGATTCGGGATACGGTGACAATATTGCCTCAACCATTGTAGACCTTACCTCTGGAGAGCCGGAAATTATCCGTCAGGGGAAAGGAGAAATTTAG
- the tatC gene encoding twin-arginine translocase subunit TatC — translation MSEDKDMSFFGHIGELRGHLIRSILAIVIAAIVVGFNINWIMDHIFFGPTRNDFPTFKLVNEFSQWVLGEDSITLPDEFPVRVQRLYQQFNVMMAVSIFGGIVAAFPYIVWELWRFISPALHPNERKNSIFIINSVWILFMTGVLCGYFLILPFAVNFGVIFKISDIIIPLYDLSDYTTLFLQVVIGMGVVFLFPVLIYFLTNIGILNPQFMKTYRRHAIVLIMVVAAIITPADVLSMIMAALPLLLLYEFSIVMCGYTYKKVQKRDASSSQAVQKS, via the coding sequence GTGAGCGAAGATAAAGACATGTCTTTTTTTGGACATATTGGGGAATTGAGAGGGCATTTAATCCGCTCTATTCTAGCCATCGTTATAGCGGCAATTGTTGTCGGTTTTAATATCAACTGGATTATGGATCATATCTTTTTTGGTCCTACCCGAAATGATTTCCCAACTTTTAAACTGGTGAACGAGTTTTCACAATGGGTTTTAGGGGAAGATAGTATTACTTTACCTGATGAATTTCCGGTGAGAGTTCAGAGATTGTATCAGCAATTTAATGTGATGATGGCAGTTTCTATTTTTGGAGGGATTGTTGCAGCTTTTCCCTATATTGTTTGGGAATTGTGGCGATTTATAAGTCCAGCTCTTCATCCTAACGAGAGAAAAAACTCTATTTTCATTATTAATTCGGTTTGGATTTTATTTATGACCGGAGTTTTATGCGGATATTTCCTTATTTTACCTTTTGCGGTGAATTTTGGGGTTATTTTTAAAATATCAGACATTATTATTCCGCTTTATGACCTTAGTGATTATACAACTTTATTTTTACAAGTTGTTATAGGAATGGGTGTAGTCTTTTTGTTTCCGGTTTTAATTTATTTTCTGACCAATATTGGGATTTTGAATCCTCAGTTTATGAAAACTTACAGAAGACATGCTATTGTTTTAATCATGGTTGTTGCTGCAATTATTACTCCTGCCGATGTTTTGAGTATGATTATGGCGGCTTTACCGCTTTTATTACTTTATGAATTCAGTATTGTGATGTGCGGTTATACTTATAAAAAGGTACAAAAACGTGATGCCAGCAGCTCACAGGCAGTTCAAAAATCTTAA
- a CDS encoding KpsF/GutQ family sugar-phosphate isomerase yields MEKDNIISIAKSTLSIEISELEKLKERINDEFVKAVQLIHSATGKLIVVGIGKSAHVGNKIVATLNSTGTPSQFLHASEAIHGDLGVIQKQDVVLCISNSGNSPEITNLVSYLKDYSSALIGMTGNRKSKLAEFSDVILDTHVDLEACPNKLAPTSSTTNQMALGDALAVCLMEMNDFKENDFAKFHPGGSLGKNLTARVEQFLSSQKPQVSEDASIRDVIISISASSHGITVVTNNEKIIGVVTDGDLRRMLLKGDDISKVLAKDIMSANPKTIEKDVLAKQAMKILKDNNIGQLIVTENGQYFGIIDLHTLLDEGIN; encoded by the coding sequence ATGGAAAAAGACAACATTATATCAATCGCAAAAAGCACTTTAAGCATAGAAATTTCCGAGCTGGAAAAATTAAAAGAAAGAATTAATGACGAATTTGTAAAAGCGGTACAGCTGATTCACTCTGCTACCGGAAAGCTCATCGTAGTGGGTATCGGAAAATCGGCTCATGTAGGTAATAAAATCGTTGCCACTTTGAATTCTACAGGAACACCTTCTCAATTTTTGCATGCTTCTGAAGCGATTCATGGTGATTTGGGTGTTATTCAAAAGCAGGACGTTGTTTTATGTATTTCCAATTCCGGAAACTCACCAGAAATTACCAATCTTGTTTCTTATTTAAAAGATTATTCTTCTGCATTAATAGGAATGACCGGAAACAGAAAAAGTAAACTTGCAGAATTTTCTGATGTTATTTTAGATACTCATGTAGATTTGGAAGCATGCCCGAATAAATTGGCACCAACAAGCTCTACAACCAATCAAATGGCTTTAGGAGACGCTTTGGCGGTATGTCTTATGGAGATGAACGACTTTAAAGAAAATGATTTCGCCAAATTTCATCCAGGAGGAAGTTTAGGTAAAAACTTAACGGCAAGAGTTGAGCAATTTCTTTCTTCACAAAAACCACAAGTTTCTGAAGATGCATCTATAAGAGATGTCATTATTTCTATCAGTGCATCAAGTCACGGAATAACCGTGGTAACCAATAACGAAAAAATCATCGGTGTCGTTACTGATGGAGATTTACGAAGAATGCTGTTGAAAGGAGATGACATTTCTAAAGTTTTAGCGAAAGATATTATGTCTGCAAACCCAAAAACGATTGAAAAAGATGTTTTGGCAAAACAAGCCATGAAAATATTAAAAGACAATAATATCGGACAATTAATTGTTACAGAAAACGGACAATATTTCGGAATTATTGATCTTCACACCTTGCTGGATGAGGGGATTAATTGA
- a CDS encoding M56 family metallopeptidase: MEVLLFYFGKVIICSGVMFLYYQLSLKDKTFHHYNRFYLLSAMLVSILLPLIKVEDFTIEVNENLFLLINKLQNFNANKTIDHDYIYFRIIFSALGLVSLYFLGKFMYGIFRIQQLKSQFKKESFEGVNFYQTNLSEAPFSYFKNLFWKNSIVINSEVGKQILKHEMVHIEQKHSIDKIFIEILTSIFWFNPFFHIIKKEINLIHEYLADKKAVKQSDTKAFAQMLLASHFSGKQLPATSPFLSSNLKKRLKMLQKPQTKFGYARRIFALPVLFTVAFAYMVNAKNKEIKEVNNEIEKAVAEIKVDTLSPKNETNQIVKLQQEKISKANDKLKIQSEKLKTLSDKSKEKTTELQKIAKEKGEKSYEFELKAKELKQLSGEMDKVVNTERVFNDLEFSTVSSNGKNYTFRLNENRGKAVDASNDEGYKLLEKQSDLNLEQIFNSEEFKSKSGLTEEKIKSLKKATGNLMNQYKKVDKVFMSGKQVYGKPYPDYKVTSSFKEVINLSKKDQRKLEKLAKEKAELSAKQAEVARQQAEIVREQSKNMVGKPWVVAVDAHAPKVSYSASSSYTDFSKPSNSKIISTGGNYQTNVKDMIKANSAGDIKYFIDGNASSNEELQSLDPKNIESININKTKVSGKDAGEIHIKTKQK, encoded by the coding sequence ATGGAAGTGCTCTTGTTTTACTTTGGGAAGGTGATTATCTGTTCAGGTGTAATGTTTTTGTATTATCAATTGTCTTTAAAAGACAAGACCTTTCATCATTACAACAGATTTTATCTTTTGTCGGCTATGTTGGTTTCGATCTTGTTGCCTTTAATTAAGGTAGAAGATTTTACGATAGAGGTTAATGAGAATTTGTTTTTGTTAATCAATAAGTTACAGAATTTTAATGCAAATAAAACTATCGACCATGACTACATTTATTTTAGAATTATTTTCTCAGCTTTGGGATTGGTTTCTCTCTATTTTTTAGGGAAATTCATGTATGGGATTTTCAGAATCCAACAACTCAAAAGTCAGTTTAAAAAAGAAAGCTTTGAAGGGGTAAATTTTTACCAGACCAATCTCTCTGAAGCTCCGTTTTCTTATTTCAAGAATCTTTTCTGGAAAAATTCTATTGTTATCAATTCTGAAGTAGGAAAACAGATTTTGAAGCATGAAATGGTACATATCGAGCAGAAACACTCTATTGATAAGATATTTATAGAGATTCTCACTTCTATTTTTTGGTTCAATCCATTCTTTCATATTATTAAAAAAGAAATCAATTTAATACACGAATATTTGGCTGATAAAAAAGCCGTCAAACAATCGGATACAAAAGCATTTGCGCAGATGCTTTTAGCAAGCCACTTTTCCGGAAAACAGTTGCCTGCGACCAGTCCGTTTCTAAGTTCAAACCTTAAAAAAAGACTCAAAATGTTACAAAAACCTCAAACTAAATTTGGGTATGCGCGAAGAATTTTTGCCTTACCGGTTTTATTTACTGTTGCCTTTGCTTATATGGTGAATGCAAAAAACAAAGAAATAAAAGAAGTAAACAACGAAATTGAAAAGGCTGTTGCCGAGATTAAAGTTGATACTTTATCTCCGAAAAATGAAACGAATCAAATTGTAAAGTTACAGCAAGAAAAAATTTCTAAAGCCAATGACAAATTAAAAATTCAATCTGAAAAACTTAAAACACTAAGCGATAAGTCAAAAGAAAAAACGACTGAACTTCAAAAAATAGCAAAAGAAAAAGGTGAAAAGAGCTATGAATTTGAACTAAAAGCAAAAGAGCTTAAGCAACTTTCTGGGGAAATGGATAAGGTTGTCAACACTGAGAGAGTTTTTAATGATCTGGAGTTTTCAACGGTTTCTTCCAATGGGAAAAATTACACTTTTAGATTGAATGAAAATAGAGGAAAAGCTGTTGACGCAAGTAATGATGAAGGATATAAATTATTAGAAAAGCAAAGTGATTTAAATTTGGAGCAGATTTTTAATTCTGAAGAGTTTAAAAGTAAATCTGGCCTAACGGAGGAAAAAATTAAATCATTGAAAAAAGCTACAGGCAACCTTATGAATCAATATAAGAAGGTTGATAAAGTTTTTATGAGTGGTAAACAAGTGTATGGAAAACCATACCCAGATTACAAAGTGACATCTTCTTTTAAAGAAGTTATAAATCTTTCAAAAAAAGACCAAAGAAAACTGGAAAAATTAGCCAAAGAAAAGGCTGAACTTTCTGCAAAACAGGCAGAAGTTGCAAGACAACAGGCAGAAATTGTAAGAGAGCAGTCAAAAAATATGGTAGGAAAGCCGTGGGTTGTTGCAGTTGATGCTCATGCACCAAAAGTAAGTTACTCAGCAAGTTCTTCTTATACAGATTTTTCAAAGCCTTCTAATAGTAAAATTATTTCTACAGGGGGAAACTACCAAACAAACGTAAAAGATATGATTAAGGCCAATTCTGCTGGAGATATAAAATATTTCATTGATGGAAATGCAAGTTCGAATGAAGAGTTGCAAAGTCTTGATCCAAAGAATATAGAATCGATTAATATCAATAAAACGAAAGTTTCCGGCAAAGATGCAGGGGAAATTCATATCAAAACAAAACAAAAATAA
- a CDS encoding GLPGLI family protein, which translates to MKKISLVLLLTAGFFSFAQNRFFYDYKFIPDSTDKVNMLTEIMLLDIDKNGSKYYGQEKFIADSTSQADVERQLKLNPNNISISRRDKPGMITYKVTKQYPDFKTYLFTKISSDSYKIEEDKKPEWKILPDKQKIGEYNAQKATTKYGGREWTAWFSTDLPFQDGPYKFYGLPGLIVKIEDKTGSHSMTLVGNKAMKTNTEKEMDIPQGIQLYGMGGKDIEINKSQFKKVWKAYKSDPTKNMREMMAKNSETNKVIFKTKTADGREISDPNQVFREMEKKAKEGFKKNNNPIEPELYQ; encoded by the coding sequence ATGAAAAAAATCTCTTTGGTTCTTTTATTAACAGCAGGATTCTTTAGTTTCGCTCAAAACCGTTTTTTTTACGATTATAAATTTATTCCCGATTCGACAGATAAAGTAAACATGCTTACCGAAATCATGCTTTTGGATATCGATAAAAACGGATCAAAATATTACGGTCAGGAAAAGTTTATAGCTGATTCTACTTCTCAGGCAGATGTAGAAAGGCAACTTAAATTAAATCCTAATAACATCAGTATCAGCAGAAGAGATAAGCCGGGAATGATTACTTACAAGGTGACCAAACAATATCCTGATTTTAAAACTTACCTTTTCACAAAGATTTCTAGCGATAGCTATAAAATTGAAGAAGATAAAAAACCGGAATGGAAAATTCTTCCAGATAAGCAGAAAATTGGTGAGTATAATGCCCAAAAAGCAACTACAAAATATGGTGGCAGAGAATGGACGGCGTGGTTTTCTACAGATTTACCTTTTCAAGACGGACCATACAAATTCTACGGACTTCCCGGTTTGATTGTAAAAATTGAAGATAAAACAGGTTCGCATTCCATGACTTTAGTCGGAAACAAAGCGATGAAGACTAATACTGAGAAAGAGATGGATATTCCTCAGGGAATTCAACTTTACGGAATGGGAGGAAAAGATATTGAAATTAATAAATCTCAATTTAAAAAAGTCTGGAAAGCCTACAAAAGCGATCCTACTAAAAATATGCGTGAGATGATGGCTAAGAATTCAGAGACCAATAAGGTTATTTTTAAAACAAAAACAGCCGATGGAAGAGAGATTTCAGATCCTAATCAGGTGTTCAGAGAAATGGAGAAAAAAGCAAAGGAAGGTTTTAAAAAGAATAACAATCCTATCGAACCGGAATTGTATCAATAA
- a CDS encoding BlaI/MecI/CopY family transcriptional regulator, giving the protein MIIQTLTKAEEQVMQFLWKLEKGFLKDVLDLYPEPKPHTNTVSTILKVLKDKEFVDYNVYGRQHEYFPLVTKEQYSGKTMKSLVKNYFKGSYKSAVSFLVEKNEMTVEDLEMLLNELKNKD; this is encoded by the coding sequence ATGATCATTCAGACCTTAACAAAAGCAGAAGAACAGGTAATGCAGTTTTTATGGAAACTTGAAAAAGGTTTTCTAAAAGATGTTTTGGATCTCTATCCCGAGCCCAAACCGCATACCAATACGGTTTCTACAATTCTGAAAGTGTTGAAAGATAAAGAGTTTGTAGATTATAATGTATACGGAAGACAACACGAATATTTCCCTTTGGTTACAAAAGAGCAGTATTCTGGAAAAACAATGAAAAGCCTGGTGAAAAACTATTTTAAAGGCTCTTATAAAAGTGCCGTTTCTTTTTTAGTTGAAAAAAACGAAATGACCGTTGAAGATCTTGAAATGCTACTAAACGAACTCAAAAACAAAGACTAA
- a CDS encoding CPBP family intramembrane glutamic endopeptidase: MSLNGKYSLGIVLTFVLLAVSILYSIPTINLFFNYKALTADLFFYDRLSLWLVLFVVLIYNFFIENRSFFVWEEKKYSPLFYLGAVIALYFICVFGGAFLNAIIIFVTQEKPSERLLELKKLFSNNYFLIIFTCLTAGVVEELLMRVYIQPRIEKIYNSPMMGVVGSALLFGILHSTYGTIGQVVVPFFIGIVFALFYKKYSNIKILIICHFLIDFISMMMMNFIDPKHLSLFNL; this comes from the coding sequence ATGAGTCTGAACGGAAAATATTCTTTAGGCATTGTACTTACTTTCGTATTGTTAGCAGTTTCAATACTGTATTCAATCCCTACAATTAATTTATTTTTTAATTATAAAGCTTTAACCGCCGATTTATTTTTTTACGACAGACTTTCTCTTTGGTTGGTTTTATTTGTTGTATTGATTTATAATTTTTTCATAGAAAACAGGTCATTTTTTGTCTGGGAAGAAAAAAAGTATTCCCCTTTGTTTTATTTGGGTGCTGTCATTGCTTTATACTTTATTTGCGTATTTGGCGGTGCTTTTCTGAATGCAATTATTATTTTTGTAACTCAGGAAAAACCCAGTGAAAGACTTTTAGAACTAAAAAAATTATTTAGCAATAATTACTTCCTGATTATCTTTACTTGTCTTACGGCCGGAGTTGTGGAAGAATTATTAATGAGAGTATATATTCAGCCAAGAATCGAGAAAATATACAATAGCCCGATGATGGGAGTGGTTGGTTCTGCTCTTTTATTCGGTATTTTACACAGCACGTACGGAACAATCGGTCAAGTTGTTGTCCCTTTCTTTATTGGGATTGTATTTGCTCTATTTTATAAAAAATATTCAAACATTAAAATTCTGATTATCTGTCATTTTTTGATTGATTTTATCTCAATGATGATGATGAATTTTATTGACCCTAAACATTTATCTTTATTTAATTTATGA
- a CDS encoding M1 family metallopeptidase, with amino-acid sequence MKKISYSLLLASSLAFGQFFEKGKTFTKQDTLKGSNTQFRNFWDVKKYDLSVEPNFEQKSISGNNKISFEIIKDVKNPVFQIDLQQPMKAEKVECSFPIIGNFKRDGDFIFISANKFFKKGEKYTIDVSYSGKPVIAKKAPWDGGWIFTTDEKGNPWMSVADEGIGASVWLPTKDIWSDEPENGIIMKITTPKDLVGVGNGKLINKKTENNKNTFTWEVKNPINAYSIIPSIGKYVNFKDSYTGEKGKLDLDYWVIDYNLEKAKKQFQQVKPMLKAFEYWFGPYPFYEDSYKLVESPHLGMEHQSNIAYGNGYQNGYLGRDLSGSGVGLNWDFIIIHESGHEWFANNITAKDQADMWIHEAFTNYSEVLFTENFMDKKSADIYAQGIQNNIENDVPIIGKYGVRNEGSGDMYAKGASMIHTMRQIINDDAKFRQILRGLNKDFYHQTVTTEQVEKYISEKAGFDFTTIFNQYLRTTDVPVLEYTQKGTELKYRFVHGVKNLNLPIRFGEYTISPSESWQTLKLKNSNPVEFSKNYYIRYKKI; translated from the coding sequence ATGAAAAAAATTTCATATTCGCTATTATTAGCTTCCAGCTTAGCTTTCGGTCAGTTTTTTGAAAAGGGTAAAACCTTTACAAAACAAGACACCTTAAAAGGTTCTAATACCCAATTCAGAAATTTCTGGGATGTAAAAAAATACGATTTATCGGTAGAACCTAATTTCGAACAAAAAAGCATTTCCGGTAATAACAAAATTAGTTTTGAGATTATAAAAGATGTGAAAAATCCTGTTTTTCAAATTGATTTACAACAACCGATGAAAGCTGAAAAAGTAGAATGCAGCTTCCCTATTATCGGAAATTTTAAAAGAGACGGAGATTTCATTTTTATTTCAGCGAATAAATTTTTCAAAAAAGGAGAAAAATATACGATTGATGTCTCCTATTCAGGAAAACCTGTTATTGCCAAAAAAGCACCTTGGGACGGAGGTTGGATTTTCACAACAGACGAAAAAGGAAATCCTTGGATGAGTGTTGCTGATGAAGGAATTGGCGCTTCGGTATGGCTTCCTACAAAAGATATTTGGAGTGATGAGCCCGAAAATGGAATCATTATGAAAATTACAACCCCAAAAGATTTAGTGGGAGTTGGAAACGGAAAATTAATTAATAAAAAAACAGAAAACAATAAAAATACATTCACTTGGGAAGTTAAAAACCCAATCAATGCTTATTCTATTATTCCTAGTATTGGAAAATATGTGAATTTTAAAGATTCTTACACAGGAGAAAAAGGAAAATTAGATCTTGACTATTGGGTCATTGACTATAATTTAGAGAAAGCAAAAAAACAGTTTCAACAGGTAAAACCAATGTTGAAAGCTTTTGAATACTGGTTTGGCCCTTATCCTTTCTATGAAGATTCTTACAAATTGGTAGAATCACCACATTTGGGAATGGAACACCAAAGTAATATTGCCTATGGAAATGGATATCAAAACGGTTATTTAGGCAGAGATCTTTCTGGCTCCGGAGTGGGTTTAAACTGGGACTTTATCATTATTCACGAAAGTGGTCACGAATGGTTTGCTAATAATATCACCGCAAAAGACCAAGCCGACATGTGGATTCATGAAGCTTTTACCAATTATTCTGAAGTTCTTTTTACCGAAAACTTCATGGATAAAAAATCAGCGGATATCTACGCACAAGGAATTCAGAATAATATTGAAAACGACGTTCCTATTATCGGTAAATATGGCGTACGAAATGAAGGCAGTGGCGATATGTATGCGAAAGGTGCAAGTATGATTCATACCATGAGGCAGATTATTAATGACGATGCGAAGTTCAGGCAGATTTTAAGAGGTTTAAACAAAGATTTTTATCATCAGACCGTTACAACTGAACAAGTTGAAAAATATATTTCAGAGAAAGCAGGTTTTGACTTTACAACGATTTTTAATCAATATTTACGTACCACCGACGTCCCTGTTTTAGAATATACCCAAAAAGGCACAGAATTGAAATACCGTTTCGTACATGGTGTAAAAAACCTTAATCTTCCGATAAGATTTGGAGAATACACCATTTCACCGAGCGAATCTTGGCAGACTTTAAAGCTGAAAAATTCAAATCCTGTGGAGTTTAGCAAAAATTATTATATCAGATATAAAAAAATTTAA
- a CDS encoding GLPGLI family protein: protein MKKLITVFSLLLIGVFANAQNKRFTYEYRFIPDSTNAGDVKTEMMNLDVADSGSKFYSYTAYHSDSIMRVDLEKQLASTGMMNVKTDARKGSVRYSISKKYPKYEVFLHNRILRDQYKVADDRKIDWKISSEKQKIGEWNTQKAEAEFGGRKWIAWFAADIPIQDGPYKFHGLPGLIVKLEDQTKSHVFNLQAVKNISEIPKDVFGEKEIVVNQKQYDKLLKDYENDPTKGLKQMQMGGVTMIMKEGTGNQMKDQEERLKARIKKDNNRIELNK, encoded by the coding sequence ATGAAAAAACTAATAACCGTTTTCAGTTTATTGCTCATTGGAGTTTTTGCCAATGCTCAAAATAAACGTTTTACTTACGAATACCGTTTTATACCCGATTCTACCAATGCAGGCGATGTAAAAACGGAGATGATGAATCTTGATGTTGCCGATTCGGGATCTAAATTTTACAGCTACACCGCTTATCATTCAGATTCTATTATGAGAGTTGATTTGGAAAAACAATTGGCTTCAACGGGGATGATGAATGTTAAGACTGATGCCCGAAAAGGCTCGGTAAGATATTCAATATCTAAAAAATATCCGAAATATGAAGTTTTCCTCCACAATAGAATTTTGAGAGATCAGTACAAAGTTGCCGACGACCGAAAAATAGATTGGAAAATAAGCTCTGAAAAGCAAAAAATAGGAGAGTGGAATACTCAGAAAGCTGAAGCTGAATTTGGCGGAAGAAAATGGATTGCTTGGTTTGCTGCTGATATTCCAATTCAGGATGGGCCATACAAATTTCATGGGCTTCCCGGTTTAATTGTAAAGCTGGAAGATCAGACAAAATCTCATGTTTTTAATTTGCAGGCTGTGAAGAATATTTCAGAAATCCCAAAAGATGTTTTTGGAGAAAAAGAAATTGTAGTCAATCAAAAACAATATGATAAATTGCTTAAAGATTATGAGAATGATCCTACAAAAGGACTCAAACAAATGCAGATGGGCGGTGTTACGATGATTATGAAAGAAGGTACAGGTAATCAAATGAAAGACCAAGAAGAACGTTTGAAAGCAAGGATAAAAAAAGATAACAACAGAATAGAACTTAATAAATAG
- a CDS encoding M61 family metallopeptidase, with translation MKKFAISLGILAVAFVQAQSIKTNIDLVNVKDDKIAVTMEFPKMKSNDVKFHFPKTVPGTYSIDDYGRFIEGIKFLDNKGKEIAFTKVNDNTYSLKNAKALTKITYLVNDSFDEENETDKHKAVFSPSGTDIEQGKVYLINTHGFVGYIDNMQDVPYQLVIQKPNDFYGTTALVDQDKSEATDTFTLANYAKLTDSPLMYSKPDYITFNAGGMDLVLGVYSPTGKYKAVDFKENLEKMVVAQKKFLGDMNTNKKYAIMLYLAGTEGPQIKGFGALEHHESTSVVLHEMMPKEAIDESIVDVVSHEFFHTVNPLKTHSEEIHYFDYADPKMSQHLWMYEGGTEYFANLFQIQEGLITKEQFLQRIGDKIKNSKNYNDTMPFTVMSKNILQDQYKDQYRNVYEKGTLLTMCLDIELRKLSNGEMGYRDMIRKLSQRFGENKPFKDDKLIDELVTITGYPQVKDFYNKYIAGSQPTPYAEYLAQVGVEIKKQETPPIFWFIKNPEQTGYNEKNNAFVFDENSALSAFSKNIGFKITDEVVALDGKTINIQNAQEFIGYAQSIKDGQDVTVTILRKNGDKMDKIDLKGKAILDKITLETLQFKANPTSAEQKLQDQWLTGKK, from the coding sequence ATGAAAAAATTTGCAATTAGTTTAGGGATTCTTGCAGTGGCTTTCGTTCAAGCGCAATCTATAAAAACAAACATCGACCTGGTGAATGTAAAAGATGATAAAATAGCTGTAACGATGGAGTTTCCGAAAATGAAATCGAATGACGTAAAATTTCACTTTCCAAAAACGGTTCCTGGAACATATTCTATAGATGACTACGGAAGATTTATTGAAGGCATAAAGTTTTTAGATAACAAAGGTAAAGAAATCGCTTTTACCAAAGTGAATGACAATACATATTCACTAAAAAACGCAAAGGCTTTAACTAAAATTACCTATTTGGTGAATGACAGTTTCGACGAAGAAAACGAAACCGATAAACATAAAGCTGTTTTTTCACCTTCAGGAACAGATATCGAGCAGGGAAAAGTGTATTTAATCAATACGCATGGTTTTGTAGGTTATATCGACAATATGCAGGATGTTCCGTATCAATTGGTGATTCAGAAACCTAATGATTTTTACGGAACGACCGCTTTGGTAGATCAGGATAAATCTGAAGCAACCGATACGTTTACACTAGCAAACTATGCTAAACTGACCGATTCACCTTTAATGTATTCAAAACCTGATTACATTACATTCAATGCAGGAGGAATGGATCTTGTTTTGGGAGTTTACTCTCCGACCGGAAAATATAAAGCAGTCGATTTTAAAGAAAATTTAGAGAAAATGGTTGTTGCTCAAAAGAAATTTTTGGGTGATATGAATACCAACAAAAAATATGCAATCATGCTTTATCTTGCAGGAACCGAAGGTCCGCAAATAAAAGGTTTCGGAGCTTTGGAACATCACGAATCTACCAGTGTTGTTCTTCACGAAATGATGCCGAAAGAAGCAATCGACGAATCAATTGTAGACGTAGTTTCTCATGAATTTTTCCATACGGTAAATCCTTTGAAAACACATTCTGAAGAAATTCATTACTTTGATTATGCAGATCCGAAAATGTCTCAACATCTTTGGATGTACGAAGGCGGAACCGAATATTTTGCCAATTTATTCCAAATTCAGGAAGGTTTAATTACGAAAGAGCAGTTTTTACAGAGAATTGGCGATAAAATCAAAAATTCTAAAAACTACAACGACACCATGCCGTTTACGGTGATGAGCAAAAATATTCTTCAAGATCAATACAAGGATCAGTACCGAAATGTTTACGAAAAGGGAACACTTTTGACAATGTGTCTTGATATTGAGTTGAGAAAATTATCAAACGGAGAAATGGGATATCGTGATATGATCAGAAAATTATCTCAAAGATTTGGAGAGAACAAACCTTTCAAAGATGATAAACTGATTGATGAATTGGTAACCATTACCGGATATCCGCAAGTAAAAGATTTTTATAATAAATATATTGCCGGAAGCCAGCCTACTCCGTATGCAGAATATTTAGCTCAAGTAGGTGTAGAAATAAAAAAACAGGAGACTCCGCCAATTTTCTGGTTTATTAAAAACCCTGAACAAACAGGTTACAACGAAAAAAACAATGCATTTGTGTTTGATGAAAACTCAGCACTTTCTGCTTTCTCAAAAAATATTGGTTTTAAAATTACTGATGAAGTTGTTGCCTTAGACGGAAAAACAATTAACATTCAAAATGCGCAAGAATTTATTGGGTATGCACAGTCAATCAAAGACGGACAGGATGTTACCGTAACTATTCTTCGTAAAAACGGTGATAAAATGGACAAAATTGATTTGAAAGGAAAAGCTATTTTAGATAAAATAACTTTAGAGACATTACAATTTAAAGCCAATCCTACTTCTGCAGAACAAAAACTTCAGGATCAATGGTTAACTGGTAAAAAGTAA